In the genome of Gadus morhua chromosome 12, gadMor3.0, whole genome shotgun sequence, one region contains:
- the eef1db gene encoding elongation factor 1-delta isoform X1: MSSVDFFAQDKIWFEKPRYDEAERRFYEKQPGPSEETQDAGANSILQDIARARENIQKSLAGMKTTLCIRGSGQPALNHPSQLTTGTGAGDQGELVSRMKTLEQENQSLQKVVEDLRSALSKLESRVAVLEKSPVAAASAPAAPCTNGTATKQQKSSAPVDEDDDDEDDDFDLFGSDEDDTEAEKIKQQRVTEYAARKAKKPALIAKSSILLDVKPWDDDTDMGKLEECVRSIQADGLLWGVSKLVPVGYGIRKLQIACVVEDDKVGTDLLEEEITKFEDYIQSVDIAAFNKI, from the exons ATGAGTTCAGTGGACTTTTTCGCCCAGGACAAAATCTGGTTTGAGAAACCTCGCTATGATGAGGCAGAGAGGCGCTTCTACGAGAAGCAGCCTGGGCCTTCAGAAGAAACCCAG GATGCAGGAGCTAACAGCATTCTTCAGGACATCGCAAGAGCGAGGGAAAACATCCAGAAGTCTCTAGCAGGA ATGAAGACCACCCTCTGTATCAGGGGGTCTGGTCAGCCTGCCCTGAACCATCCATCCCAGCTC ACTACTGGCACGGGGGCCGGGGATCAAGGGGAACTTGTATCTCGCATGAAGACTTTGGAACAGGAGAACCAGAGCCTGCAAAAAG TTGTGGAGGACCTGAGGTCAGCCCTGTCCAAGCTGGAGAGTCGAGTGGCAGTTCTGGAGAAGTCTCCGGTTGCAGCTGCGTCGGCGCCCGCTGCCCCCTGCACAAAC GGAACTGCAACCAAGCAACAGAAAAGCAGCGCGCCAGTAGACGAGGACGACGATGACGAGGATGATGACTTTGATCTGTTTGGCAGCGACGAGGACGACACAGAAGCTGAGAAAATCAAACAGCAGCGGGTGACAGAGTATGCAGCAAGGAAGGCCAAGAAGCCCGCCCTCATCGCAAAGTCATCCATTTTGTTGGACGTCAAGCCT TGGGACGACGACACGGACATGGGGAAGCTGGAAGAGTGCGTGCGCTCGATACAGGCAGACGGCCTGCTGTGGGGTGTGTCCAAGCTGGTCCCGGTGGGCTACGGCATCCGGAAGCTGCAGATCGCCTGCGTGGTGGAGGACGACAAGGTGGGGACGGAtttgctggaggaggagatcacCAAGTTTGAGGACTAC ATCCAGAGTGTTGATATTGCTGCTTTCAACAAGATCTAA
- the eef1db gene encoding elongation factor 1-delta isoform X2 — protein MSSVDFFAQDKIWFEKPRYDEAERRFYEKQPGPSEETQDAGANSILQDIARARENIQKSLAGTTGTGAGDQGELVSRMKTLEQENQSLQKVVEDLRSALSKLESRVAVLEKSPVAAASAPAAPCTNGTATKQQKSSAPVDEDDDDEDDDFDLFGSDEDDTEAEKIKQQRVTEYAARKAKKPALIAKSSILLDVKPWDDDTDMGKLEECVRSIQADGLLWGVSKLVPVGYGIRKLQIACVVEDDKVGTDLLEEEITKFEDYIQSVDIAAFNKI, from the exons ATGAGTTCAGTGGACTTTTTCGCCCAGGACAAAATCTGGTTTGAGAAACCTCGCTATGATGAGGCAGAGAGGCGCTTCTACGAGAAGCAGCCTGGGCCTTCAGAAGAAACCCAG GATGCAGGAGCTAACAGCATTCTTCAGGACATCGCAAGAGCGAGGGAAAACATCCAGAAGTCTCTAGCAGGA ACTACTGGCACGGGGGCCGGGGATCAAGGGGAACTTGTATCTCGCATGAAGACTTTGGAACAGGAGAACCAGAGCCTGCAAAAAG TTGTGGAGGACCTGAGGTCAGCCCTGTCCAAGCTGGAGAGTCGAGTGGCAGTTCTGGAGAAGTCTCCGGTTGCAGCTGCGTCGGCGCCCGCTGCCCCCTGCACAAAC GGAACTGCAACCAAGCAACAGAAAAGCAGCGCGCCAGTAGACGAGGACGACGATGACGAGGATGATGACTTTGATCTGTTTGGCAGCGACGAGGACGACACAGAAGCTGAGAAAATCAAACAGCAGCGGGTGACAGAGTATGCAGCAAGGAAGGCCAAGAAGCCCGCCCTCATCGCAAAGTCATCCATTTTGTTGGACGTCAAGCCT TGGGACGACGACACGGACATGGGGAAGCTGGAAGAGTGCGTGCGCTCGATACAGGCAGACGGCCTGCTGTGGGGTGTGTCCAAGCTGGTCCCGGTGGGCTACGGCATCCGGAAGCTGCAGATCGCCTGCGTGGTGGAGGACGACAAGGTGGGGACGGAtttgctggaggaggagatcacCAAGTTTGAGGACTAC ATCCAGAGTGTTGATATTGCTGCTTTCAACAAGATCTAA
- the LOC115555472 gene encoding uncharacterized protein LOC115555472, whose translation MDHSECALSACHGQMDAPSKIAGEGRKKSESGQGKVEAASSSPESGSANGEGKRPAKTRRRRKRSSNPELQLEGKAGGAAKGRGEPEQGTCRAADTALFGLQSETASVWLESSVYEQAEGRYQCWLALSVSRGTEPYGSNTPTSQPAGSPLPLPKARRCPRKKPKQLPVPDSLSLACPAARPATPPTPDEGYQSQQPTPATPSPRAPAAPINGLPRLAVELLQEVWLEKPLYDHAEAAFYQHLYSNTNSSSSPKWNNSYGASRSTDHPQSLVEEEEEDDALPAEGEGQLTAQGKAEVFHALHPIQEEDEPGEVGEEQEVSAAGIRYLMHPDSERVWLDKWRYDAAESRHHCQCVGTTALVTGARRPGRKASPVTSRTPPRDKYDPRALERRASPCI comes from the coding sequence ATGGATCATTCTGAGTGTGCTCTCTCTGCTTGCCACGGTCAAATGGATGCTCCCTCTAAAATAGCAggagaagggagaaaaaaatCAGAATCTGGTCAAGGAAAAGTGGAAGCGGCTTCCTCCTCCCCGGAGAGTGGAAGCGCCAATGGCGAAGGGAAACGCCCTGCAAAAACCCGGCGCCGCCGGAAGCGTTCGTCTAACCCAGAGCTCCAGCTTGAGGGAAAGGCCGGAGGAGCAGCTAAAGGCAGAGGGGAACCGGAGCAGGGGACCTGCCGGGCAGCTGACACTGCCTTGTTTGGCTTGCAGTCAGAAACTGCTTCTGTGTGGCTAGAGAGTAGCGTCTATGAGCAGGCCGAAGGCCGTTATCAATGCTGGCTTGCACTCTCAGTCAGTCGTGGCACTGAGCCCTACGGATCCAACACCCCCACTTCCCAGCCTGCCGGGTCCCCACTCCCCCTGCCAAAGGCCAGGCGTTGCCCCAGGAAAAAGCCCAAGCAACTTCCCGTCCCAGATTCGCTGAGTCTGGCCTGCCCGGCCGCCCGCCCCGCCACGCCCCCCACACCAGACGAAGGATATCAGTCGCAACAGCCGACCCCCGCCACCCCGAGCCCAAGAGCGCCCGCGGCCCCAATCAATGGTCTGCCCCGCCTGGCGGTGGAGCTGCTCCAAGAGGTGTGGCTGGAGAAACCCCTGTACGACCACGCCGAGGCGGCCTTCTATCAGCATCTCTAcagcaacaccaacagcagtaGCTCCCCCAAATGGAACAACTCGTACGGTGCCTCGCGCAGCACCGACCACCCGCAGAGCCTCgtcgaagaggaggaagaggacgacgcGCTGCCGGCGGAGGGAGAGGGCCAGTTGACCGCGCAGGGCAAGGCCGAGGTCTTTCACGCCCTGCATCCCATccaggaggaggatgagccgGGAGAGGTCGGCGAGGAGCAAGAGGTGTCTGCGGCAGGGATCCGCTACTTGATGCACCCAGACAGCGAGAGGGTGTGGCTAGACAAGTGGCGCTACGACGCGGCGGAGAGTCGCCACCACTGTCAGTGTGTGGGCACGACTGCGCTGGTGACAGGGGCTCGGAGGCCTGGCAGGAAGGCCTCCCCGGTGACCTCAAGAACCCCCCCGAGGGACAAGTATGACCCCCGAGCCCTGGAGCGTCGTGCCAGCCCATGCATTTGA